The Planococcus liqunii genome includes a region encoding these proteins:
- a CDS encoding FAD-dependent oxidoreductase, with the protein MRQEENITQVPDEQKSYWREYKDVPSYPALQGNESTDVGIIGGGIVGVISAYLLAKAGRKVTLIDAGKLIDGVTGYTTAKITAQHGVFYFPLIKIMGQEKARQYYDANMAGLNYIEETASELGIDCDFSHQNAFIYANTAIGAKLVQKEAEAYEQLGINGGLAKEEVELPFEVQEALVMRNQAQFHPVKFLAKLVSEIERLGGKIYEQTRAVKILSKNDPVIQTENMSHLSCNKVIVATHYPFNSSDGFYFTRLNINRSYVIGARTTGKVPEGMYISADMPSRSIRYATDENGEKLLLIGGDGHATGKSKSPTMEHYKNLEKFGEKYFGIREIPYRWSAQDMTTLDKVPYVGTITAGYDNILVATGFHKWGMSNGAVAAMMLSDQILGNPNPYAELYDPTRTKMKAVDALSFLKDNGGVAKELVKGKLKMPSKTVETLGKDEGGLVKYGKGKAGGYKDKYGQVHLVDTACTHMGCETHWNDAERSWDCPCHGSRFSYTGEVLDGPAVKPLKKIEQEY; encoded by the coding sequence ATGCGGCAAGAAGAAAATATCACGCAAGTTCCGGACGAGCAGAAGTCTTATTGGAGAGAGTATAAGGATGTGCCAAGTTACCCTGCGCTTCAAGGAAACGAGTCTACGGATGTTGGAATTATAGGCGGCGGGATTGTCGGTGTAATCAGCGCTTACCTGCTGGCGAAAGCCGGGCGGAAAGTGACGTTGATCGACGCCGGCAAGCTGATTGATGGCGTGACAGGCTATACGACTGCAAAAATCACGGCCCAGCATGGCGTATTTTACTTCCCGCTGATTAAAATTATGGGGCAGGAAAAAGCGCGCCAGTATTACGATGCAAATATGGCTGGGCTGAACTACATCGAAGAAACGGCTTCTGAACTTGGCATCGACTGCGACTTTTCGCATCAAAATGCCTTTATCTACGCCAATACCGCTATTGGAGCCAAGCTGGTTCAAAAAGAAGCGGAAGCTTACGAGCAGTTAGGGATCAACGGCGGTTTGGCGAAAGAGGAAGTGGAACTGCCATTTGAAGTGCAGGAAGCGCTTGTCATGCGAAATCAGGCACAGTTCCATCCGGTCAAATTTTTGGCGAAGCTGGTCAGTGAAATCGAGCGCCTCGGCGGAAAGATTTATGAACAAACCCGTGCAGTCAAGATTTTGAGTAAAAACGATCCGGTGATCCAGACGGAAAACATGTCTCATCTTTCCTGCAATAAAGTGATTGTTGCGACTCATTACCCGTTCAATAGTTCAGACGGCTTTTACTTTACACGGCTCAACATAAACCGTTCTTATGTCATTGGAGCCCGCACGACCGGGAAAGTTCCGGAAGGCATGTACATCAGCGCGGATATGCCTTCGCGCTCTATCCGCTATGCAACAGATGAAAACGGGGAAAAGCTTCTGCTGATCGGCGGCGATGGCCATGCAACCGGCAAAAGCAAATCTCCGACCATGGAGCACTACAAAAACCTGGAGAAGTTCGGCGAAAAGTATTTTGGCATCCGTGAAATTCCGTACCGCTGGTCGGCACAAGACATGACCACGCTTGATAAAGTGCCGTATGTCGGCACAATCACCGCCGGCTACGACAATATTCTAGTCGCGACAGGTTTCCATAAATGGGGCATGTCGAACGGAGCCGTAGCGGCTATGATGCTGTCGGACCAAATCCTCGGAAACCCGAATCCTTACGCAGAATTGTATGATCCGACACGCACCAAAATGAAAGCAGTCGATGCATTGAGCTTCTTAAAAGACAACGGTGGCGTAGCCAAGGAACTTGTCAAAGGGAAGTTGAAAATGCCGTCCAAAACAGTTGAGACATTGGGCAAAGATGAAGGCGGCTTAGTAAAATACGGCAAAGGCAAGGCCGGCGGCTATAAAGACAAATATGGCCAAGTGCATCTGGTGGATACAGCCTGTACCCACATGGGCTGCGAAACCCATTGGAACGACGCTGAACGTTCCTGGGACTGCCCATGCCACGGCTCCCGTTTTTCTTATACGGGAGAAGTGCTGGATGGGCCAGCTGTCAAACCGCTGAAGAAAATCGAACAGGAATATTAA
- a CDS encoding YceI family protein, whose translation MKKWTIDAAHSEIGFSVKHMMISKVKGSFTSFDAEVEANEEDLNGALIDFKIDVASINTNNTDRDNHLRSADFFDAESHPHITFKANDITKKDDEYELTGDLTIKGITRPATFEVEYGGKGTNPWGVEVVAFSAEGKVNRKDFGLTWNQALETGGVMVGEDIKIALELEANPA comes from the coding sequence ATGAAAAAATGGACAATCGACGCAGCTCACTCTGAAATCGGCTTCTCAGTAAAACACATGATGATCTCTAAAGTAAAAGGCTCTTTCACTTCATTCGACGCGGAAGTTGAAGCGAACGAAGAAGACCTAAACGGCGCTTTGATCGATTTTAAAATCGATGTAGCAAGCATTAACACAAATAACACAGACCGCGACAACCACTTGCGTTCTGCTGATTTCTTTGATGCTGAGTCTCACCCGCATATCACATTCAAAGCAAACGACATCACGAAAAAAGACGATGAATATGAATTGACCGGCGACCTTACCATTAAAGGCATCACCCGCCCTGCTACTTTCGAAGTAGAATACGGCGGAAAAGGCACAAACCCATGGGGCGTAGAGGTTGTAGCTTTCAGCGCAGAAGGCAAAGTAAACCGCAAAGATTTCGGCCTTACATGGAACCAAGCGCTTGAAACAGGCGGCGTAATGGTCGGCGAAGACATCAAAATTGCGCTTGAACTAGAAGCAAACCCTGCATAA
- the murB gene encoding UDP-N-acetylmuramate dehydrogenase has product MTKEQWLSDLRRFLADDHVKMDEPLHLHTLTRMGGPADIFVTPTTEDETAYAVKYAYENKIPLLLLGNGSNMVVRDGGVRGIVLNLKSLRTVRIDGTSVYAQGGANIKEVSKIAAANRLTGFEFACGIPGSIGGAMAMNAGAYGGEIKDIIRQATVLTREGEKLVLSKEDLELGYRKSIIIKKGYYVLSAEFALEFGKQAAIDAKMSDLTIQRETKQPLEFPSAGSVFKRPPGNFAGKLIQESGLQGKGFGGAEVSTKHAGFIVNKNNATANDYIQTIEMVKTAVFEKFGIDLELEVKIVGEDSI; this is encoded by the coding sequence ATGACGAAAGAACAATGGTTAAGTGATTTACGCCGCTTTTTGGCTGATGATCACGTGAAAATGGATGAACCGCTACACTTACATACATTAACACGAATGGGTGGGCCAGCTGATATTTTTGTAACCCCTACAACCGAAGATGAAACTGCTTATGCAGTTAAATATGCATATGAAAACAAAATACCGCTGTTGCTGCTTGGCAATGGTTCGAATATGGTCGTCCGTGACGGCGGCGTCCGCGGAATTGTCTTGAACTTGAAAAGCCTCCGCACAGTTCGCATTGATGGTACGTCCGTTTATGCGCAAGGCGGCGCCAATATTAAGGAAGTTTCCAAAATAGCAGCGGCCAACCGGCTGACAGGCTTTGAATTCGCCTGCGGCATCCCGGGTTCTATCGGCGGCGCTATGGCAATGAACGCCGGCGCATACGGCGGAGAAATCAAAGACATTATCCGCCAGGCTACTGTATTGACCCGTGAAGGGGAAAAATTGGTTTTATCTAAGGAAGATTTAGAGCTGGGCTACCGGAAAAGCATCATTATCAAAAAAGGCTATTATGTCTTGTCGGCTGAATTCGCATTGGAGTTTGGCAAACAGGCAGCCATTGATGCAAAAATGAGCGACTTGACGATTCAGCGCGAAACCAAGCAGCCGCTTGAATTTCCGTCGGCAGGCAGTGTCTTTAAACGGCCGCCAGGCAATTTTGCCGGAAAACTGATTCAGGAAAGCGGGCTTCAGGGCAAAGGCTTTGGCGGAGCGGAAGTTTCGACAAAACATGCCGGTTTTATCGTCAACAAAAACAATGCAACGGCAAATGATTACATCCAAACGATTGAAATGGTCAAAACAGCTGTCTTTGAAAAATTCGGCATTGACTTGGAACTGGAAGTTAAGATTGTCGGAGAAGATTCTATTTAA
- a CDS encoding penicillin acylase family protein: MGVLLLLAVAALVFVNVYIGNSSPVIEGESTMAILDGDVKVTRDEIGVPHIEADSDADLYRAQGYVQAQDRMFQMDLSRRQASGRLAEVVGAGAVDTDKFFRTFSLRDAAEKSWDGYNDEAKKVLEWYADGVNAYMEEAKKDGTLSYEFALLGYEPEEWTPVDSLTIGKFMAYDLGGNWSTLAIRHWALNEFPEEKARELFIKYPENAPSIIEANLEQPVKVAGQFDASVIPPEFNGSNNWVVAGDKTESGKPLLADDPHLGLSTPSIWYQMHLESPEQNVSGVIFAGIPGIILGHNEQIAWGVTNVGPDVQDLYIETPNPDDPTQFRYEGKWEQAEVRDEPIRVKDGKTEDFEVVVTRHGPIISNVLYKEEDPGALFSMQWTALEPTLELQAVLSFNKASNWEEFETALEDFQAPAQNFVFASTDGTIAYKANGRIPLRKSGDGQLPVPGDSANYGWEGYVPFDELPKAVNPESGFIATANNEVVDDSYPYHITDFWAQPYRYERIAEVLEATDDLTPEDMMALQMDQKNLYAAEFLDGMMAAVEGETDEYNDLFNMMKKWDQVDSKDQAAPLVFHKWMKQLPKTMLAKDFPEDVYELLPGKNHITDQMMREAFSGQEGAWVAEYGGTGKWLTDALKTSLGEIEEEFGKDVNEWKWGDDHQLTFPHPITGASPVLGQFLNPEPVPIGGSNITVQAAAFDGEGNVDHGASWRFVADLSDLSSAYHIVGPGLSGHLKSDYFHNQVDDWANGDYHETEIEEEVEGSTLILTAD; the protein is encoded by the coding sequence ATGGGTGTATTGCTCTTGCTGGCAGTTGCGGCGCTAGTTTTTGTAAACGTTTACATAGGAAATTCCAGTCCGGTCATTGAAGGCGAAAGTACTATGGCTATACTGGATGGAGACGTAAAAGTCACGCGCGATGAAATCGGTGTGCCGCATATCGAAGCGGATTCTGACGCAGACCTGTACCGGGCACAAGGGTATGTTCAAGCCCAGGACCGGATGTTTCAGATGGATTTGTCACGCCGGCAGGCAAGCGGCCGCTTAGCGGAAGTGGTGGGAGCGGGAGCTGTCGATACAGACAAATTCTTCCGGACATTCAGCTTGCGCGATGCGGCTGAAAAATCATGGGACGGCTATAACGACGAAGCCAAGAAAGTGCTTGAATGGTACGCAGATGGCGTCAATGCTTATATGGAAGAAGCAAAAAAGGATGGAACGTTGAGCTATGAGTTTGCGCTGCTCGGGTATGAGCCGGAAGAATGGACACCGGTCGATTCCTTGACGATTGGGAAATTCATGGCATATGACCTCGGCGGCAACTGGTCGACGCTTGCGATCCGCCACTGGGCGCTCAATGAGTTCCCGGAAGAAAAGGCGCGCGAACTGTTTATTAAATATCCGGAGAATGCGCCGTCCATCATCGAAGCGAATTTGGAGCAGCCGGTGAAAGTCGCGGGACAATTTGATGCGTCGGTCATTCCGCCTGAATTCAACGGCAGCAACAACTGGGTAGTGGCAGGAGATAAAACCGAAAGCGGAAAACCGCTGCTCGCGGACGATCCGCATCTCGGGCTCAGCACCCCGTCCATCTGGTATCAGATGCATTTGGAATCGCCTGAGCAAAATGTCAGCGGCGTCATCTTTGCCGGCATTCCGGGCATTATTCTCGGGCATAACGAACAAATTGCCTGGGGCGTGACGAATGTCGGGCCGGATGTGCAGGATCTCTACATTGAAACGCCGAATCCGGATGATCCGACGCAGTTCCGTTATGAAGGCAAATGGGAGCAGGCGGAAGTGCGGGATGAACCCATCCGAGTAAAAGACGGAAAAACCGAAGACTTTGAGGTAGTCGTCACTCGCCACGGCCCGATCATTTCCAATGTGCTGTACAAAGAAGAAGACCCGGGAGCCCTGTTCTCAATGCAGTGGACCGCGCTTGAGCCGACGCTTGAATTGCAAGCCGTGCTAAGTTTCAATAAAGCGTCCAATTGGGAAGAGTTTGAAACGGCATTGGAAGATTTCCAGGCGCCTGCCCAGAACTTTGTATTCGCTTCAACGGACGGCACGATTGCCTATAAAGCGAATGGCCGCATACCATTGCGCAAATCCGGTGATGGCCAGCTGCCGGTGCCGGGCGATTCAGCCAATTATGGCTGGGAAGGATATGTGCCATTTGATGAATTGCCGAAGGCAGTGAATCCGGAAAGCGGGTTTATTGCAACGGCGAACAACGAAGTGGTCGACGATTCCTATCCTTACCACATCACGGATTTCTGGGCGCAGCCATACCGCTATGAACGGATTGCCGAAGTGCTTGAAGCCACGGATGATTTAACGCCGGAGGACATGATGGCGCTTCAGATGGACCAGAAGAATTTATACGCGGCTGAATTTCTGGATGGCATGATGGCAGCGGTTGAAGGGGAAACGGATGAATACAATGACTTGTTCAACATGATGAAGAAATGGGACCAAGTGGACAGCAAGGATCAGGCAGCGCCGCTTGTGTTTCATAAATGGATGAAGCAATTGCCGAAAACGATGCTGGCGAAAGATTTCCCTGAAGACGTCTACGAATTGCTGCCCGGCAAAAACCACATCACCGACCAGATGATGCGGGAGGCGTTCAGCGGCCAGGAAGGAGCTTGGGTCGCGGAGTATGGCGGCACAGGCAAATGGTTGACCGATGCGCTCAAAACAAGCCTCGGGGAAATAGAAGAAGAATTCGGCAAGGATGTTAACGAGTGGAAATGGGGGGACGACCATCAATTGACGTTCCCGCACCCAATAACGGGCGCCTCTCCGGTGCTGGGACAATTTTTGAATCCGGAACCGGTGCCGATTGGCGGTTCGAACATCACGGTTCAGGCAGCTGCTTTTGATGGAGAAGGCAATGTCGACCACGGAGCTTCCTGGCGGTTTGTGGCAGATCTCAGCGATTTGTCGAGCGCCTACCATATTGTCGGGCCGGGGCTCAGCGGCCATCTAAAATCGGATTATTTCCATAACCAAGTGGATGATTGGGCAAATGGAGATTACCACGAAACGGAAATCGAGGAAGAGGTGGAAGGAAGCACATTAATTTTAACGGCTGATTGA
- a CDS encoding fluoride efflux transporter FluC, translating to MKRLLAVGFGGMVGSLLRAGVYAIVPSSMGLWTVNVFGSLLIGWIAARFSYKSAEFRLFLSTGLIGSFTTFSAFSADWFRLLETSFWQGTVFAVSMTAASIMAAASGLAIGRRRGVQ from the coding sequence ATGAAACGACTTTTAGCGGTCGGCTTCGGTGGAATGGTGGGCTCCTTGCTCCGAGCGGGTGTATATGCAATCGTACCCTCATCCATGGGTTTATGGACGGTCAATGTTTTCGGCAGTTTGCTGATTGGCTGGATTGCAGCCCGTTTTTCGTACAAATCAGCTGAATTCCGGCTGTTTTTATCCACCGGCCTAATCGGTTCGTTTACAACCTTCTCGGCTTTTTCCGCTGACTGGTTTCGCTTGCTGGAAACGTCCTTTTGGCAAGGGACAGTATTTGCTGTTTCCATGACGGCGGCTTCCATAATGGCCGCTGCATCCGGATTAGCGATTGGCAGAAGGCGGGGTGTCCAATGA
- a CDS encoding fluoride efflux transporter FluC, with translation MIAVAVGGFFGAMARYGFYWLAESRAKHPKIATWFVNSAGSFAMGALIGSENYSAFWVTGFLGAFTTFSTMALDAVKDFEDGKWLQGISYLVFTLLTGLLLFGAAYSLL, from the coding sequence ATGATTGCGGTGGCTGTAGGCGGATTTTTCGGCGCCATGGCGCGCTACGGATTTTACTGGCTGGCAGAAAGCCGGGCGAAGCACCCGAAAATCGCCACCTGGTTCGTCAATAGCGCCGGGTCGTTCGCAATGGGGGCGCTAATCGGCTCCGAAAACTATTCGGCTTTCTGGGTAACGGGATTTCTCGGAGCATTCACTACATTTTCCACGATGGCATTGGATGCCGTAAAAGATTTTGAAGATGGCAAATGGCTTCAGGGAATCAGCTATTTGGTGTTCACCTTGCTGACTGGACTTCTGTTGTTCGGTGCGGCATACAGTTTGCTATAG
- a CDS encoding P1 family peptidase has protein sequence MEQGKLNSIADVKGVAVGHVTLEEDPSETEAVRTGVTAILPHAGNWFEEKVPAASFVLNGFGKTVGLVQIDELGLLESPIMLTNTFSVAAVLQGTMNWMLRENPAIGDSTSSLNLVVGECNDSYLNSMRRMAVTPLHAEEAIGSAHTDFAQGAVGAGKGMICYGVKGGIGSSSRVARSGEDHFTVGVLALTNFGRKEDIILTNWLADKPAPDKPDGSVIIVVATDAPLDSRQLKRLAKRAAIGLGRTGTSISNGSGDIIIAFSNARRTPHQANEAFEASRILRDDHPLMNELFQASVEATEEAIYQSLFHAETTTGRLGRVVEKGIFN, from the coding sequence ATGGAACAAGGGAAATTGAATTCGATTGCGGATGTAAAAGGCGTGGCTGTCGGCCATGTCACACTGGAAGAAGACCCATCGGAAACAGAAGCCGTCCGCACCGGCGTCACCGCCATCTTGCCGCATGCAGGCAACTGGTTTGAAGAAAAAGTGCCGGCGGCAAGTTTTGTCTTAAACGGCTTCGGCAAAACCGTCGGCCTCGTCCAAATCGATGAGCTTGGCCTTTTGGAATCGCCGATCATGCTGACAAACACATTCAGTGTAGCCGCTGTGCTGCAAGGGACGATGAACTGGATGCTGCGGGAAAATCCGGCAATCGGCGACTCCACCAGCTCCCTTAATTTAGTCGTCGGCGAATGCAATGACAGCTATTTGAATTCAATGCGCCGCATGGCCGTCACACCTCTTCATGCGGAGGAAGCCATTGGCAGTGCGCACACAGACTTTGCGCAAGGTGCAGTCGGGGCCGGAAAAGGCATGATCTGCTACGGCGTTAAAGGCGGCATCGGTTCGTCGTCCCGCGTTGCCCGATCTGGAGAAGACCATTTTACAGTCGGCGTCCTGGCGTTGACCAATTTCGGCCGCAAAGAAGACATCATTCTGACCAACTGGCTGGCTGATAAACCGGCTCCCGATAAGCCGGATGGTTCGGTCATTATCGTCGTTGCCACCGATGCGCCGCTCGACAGCCGGCAGTTGAAGCGCCTGGCTAAACGAGCAGCTATCGGCCTTGGGCGCACCGGCACCTCCATCAGCAACGGCAGCGGCGACATTATCATCGCCTTCTCCAATGCCCGCCGCACTCCGCACCAAGCCAATGAGGCATTTGAAGCATCCAGAATCCTAAGGGATGACCATCCGCTGATGAATGAACTGTTCCAGGCAAGCGTGGAAGCGACGGAAGAAGCGATTTACCAGTCGCTGTTCCACGCAGAAACAACCACGGGGCGGTTGGGGCGAGTGGTCGAAAAAGGTATATTTAATTAA
- a CDS encoding universal stress protein — protein sequence MYQKILVAADGSDHSKRAAQEAVKMAKANPDAVVTLLYVIDYEKGRTEVLHGQSSEEVHLERRKHLVPLEEIFRSAGVAFETKTLHGIPGPTIVKHANEAGYDIVFIGSRGLNSLQEMVLGSVSHKVAKRVQAPVIIVK from the coding sequence ATGTATCAAAAGATTCTAGTTGCAGCGGACGGATCCGACCACTCAAAACGCGCAGCACAGGAAGCTGTAAAAATGGCCAAGGCAAACCCGGATGCTGTCGTGACGCTGCTGTACGTCATTGATTACGAAAAAGGCCGAACGGAAGTCCTTCACGGGCAAAGCAGCGAAGAAGTCCATTTGGAACGCCGCAAGCATTTAGTGCCGCTTGAAGAAATTTTCCGTTCCGCCGGAGTGGCTTTTGAAACCAAAACCTTGCACGGGATACCGGGGCCAACGATCGTGAAGCACGCCAACGAAGCCGGCTACGACATTGTTTTTATTGGCAGCCGCGGTTTGAACTCGCTGCAGGAAATGGTGCTCGGCAGCGTCAGCCATAAGGTGGCTAAACGCGTTCAGGCACCTGTTATCATTGTGAAATAA
- a CDS encoding SulP family inorganic anion transporter: protein MNTLSYKEQWFGNIRGDILSGIVVALALIPEAIAFSIIAGVDPMVGLYASFSIAVIIAFVGGRPAMISAATGAMALAMVTLVRDHGLDYLLAATILTGVLQVLFGVLKIARFMKFIPNAVMIGFVNSLAILIFIAQVPFIFGVNAMTYVFVGVTLAIVYILPRFFTAIPAPLIAILVLSGVVMYTGIDMQNVGSLGTISQTLPSFFIPDVPFNFETLQIIFPTALALSIIGLLESLLTASILDDATQTDSDKNQEARGQGIANFVTGFFGGMAGCAMIGQSGINVRSGGRGRLSTFVAGAVLMFLIIVLGEWVVQIPMPVLAGIMVMVCIGTFDWGSFKYLVAAPKSDAIVMLLTVVVVVYTHDLSKGVFAGVILSAVLFAAKISKVEVRKKGMDAGASNIYTIHGQLFFASTQDFVSAFDRVEPADHIVLDFSDANVWDESGVGAIDRVMGRLQAKAHTVEITGLNASSRKLVNTLATYGSNGGNSSQH from the coding sequence TTGAATACCTTATCATATAAAGAGCAGTGGTTCGGCAATATCCGCGGAGACATTCTTTCCGGCATTGTCGTAGCACTGGCACTAATACCGGAAGCGATTGCGTTTTCCATCATCGCAGGAGTCGATCCGATGGTCGGCTTATACGCTTCGTTTTCTATCGCAGTCATTATTGCTTTTGTCGGAGGGCGTCCTGCCATGATTTCAGCGGCAACCGGCGCTATGGCACTTGCCATGGTGACGCTTGTCCGTGATCACGGGCTTGATTACCTTCTGGCAGCTACAATCTTGACGGGCGTTTTGCAAGTCCTTTTCGGCGTCTTGAAAATCGCCCGTTTTATGAAATTCATTCCAAATGCGGTCATGATCGGCTTTGTCAATTCGCTGGCCATCCTGATTTTCATAGCGCAGGTCCCGTTCATTTTCGGCGTAAACGCCATGACCTATGTATTTGTTGGGGTGACGCTTGCCATTGTTTACATTCTCCCACGGTTCTTTACGGCCATTCCGGCGCCGCTGATTGCCATTTTGGTGTTATCCGGCGTGGTCATGTATACCGGCATCGACATGCAGAATGTCGGGAGCCTCGGCACGATTTCCCAAACCTTGCCCAGCTTTTTCATCCCGGATGTGCCGTTCAATTTCGAGACTTTGCAAATCATTTTCCCAACGGCTCTCGCCTTGTCGATCATCGGCCTGCTGGAGTCGCTGTTGACGGCTTCCATTCTCGACGACGCCACTCAAACGGATTCCGATAAAAATCAGGAAGCCCGCGGCCAAGGCATCGCCAATTTTGTTACCGGATTTTTCGGCGGCATGGCGGGCTGTGCGATGATCGGCCAGTCCGGCATCAATGTCCGTTCCGGCGGACGCGGACGTTTGTCGACTTTTGTGGCGGGTGCGGTGCTGATGTTTTTGATCATCGTCCTCGGCGAATGGGTCGTCCAGATTCCGATGCCTGTTCTCGCCGGCATCATGGTGATGGTCTGCATCGGCACATTCGATTGGGGTTCGTTCAAGTATTTGGTGGCCGCTCCGAAATCCGATGCCATCGTTATGCTTTTGACCGTCGTTGTCGTCGTCTATACCCATGATTTATCAAAAGGCGTATTTGCCGGCGTGATTTTAAGCGCTGTCCTGTTTGCCGCTAAAATTTCCAAAGTGGAAGTCCGCAAAAAAGGAATGGATGCGGGCGCGTCGAATATTTATACCATACATGGCCAATTATTCTTTGCGTCCACACAGGATTTTGTTTCTGCTTTCGACCGCGTCGAACCGGCGGACCACATTGTCCTTGATTTCTCGGATGCCAACGTTTGGGATGAGTCAGGCGTCGGCGCCATCGACCGCGTAATGGGCCGGCTGCAGGCAAAAGCGCACACCGTCGAAATTACCGGCCTCAACGCATCGAGCCGAAAACTCGTCAATACACTTGCCACATATGGAAGCAACGGCGGAAATTCAAGCCAACATTAA
- a CDS encoding ArsR/SmtB family transcription factor has product MRELCEVTKVHPDVVENVQHHMADLTGVASLFKALADETRLNIAYALTIEEEMCVCDIAAVIGSSTATASHHLRYLKERGLAKSVRKGKQVYYSLSDSHVYQLVTIAHEHAKEGERDAKDIPS; this is encoded by the coding sequence ATGAGAGAACTTTGCGAAGTAACAAAAGTGCATCCGGATGTGGTGGAAAACGTCCAACACCATATGGCGGATTTAACGGGAGTGGCAAGTTTGTTTAAAGCGCTTGCGGACGAAACCCGTTTGAATATCGCATATGCGTTGACGATTGAAGAAGAAATGTGTGTATGCGACATTGCAGCGGTCATTGGTTCTTCCACAGCGACGGCTTCCCATCATCTGCGTTATTTGAAAGAGCGGGGGCTCGCCAAATCGGTGCGCAAGGGCAAGCAAGTTTATTATTCGTTGTCTGACAGCCATGTTTATCAGCTGGTGACCATTGCCCATGAACATGCGAAAGAAGGTGAACGGGATGCAAAAGACATACCGTCTTGA